From one Bacteroides intestinalis DSM 17393 genomic stretch:
- a CDS encoding PEP/pyruvate-binding domain-containing protein: MLSKLKLNQLYFKDTQFANLMTRRIFNILLIANPYDAFMLEDDGRIDEKIFNEYTSLSLRYPPRFTQVSTCEEALAQLSTVPFDLIICMPGTGDNDSFDVARHIKGLYEHIPMVILTPFSHGITKRIANEDLSPFEYIFCWLGNTDLLVSIIKLIEDKMNLEHDVNEVGVQVILVVEDGIRFYSSILPNLYKFVLKQSQEFSTEALNAHQRTLRMRGRPKIVLARTYEEAIGIYEKYKNNILGVITDVRFPRVERGEKDGLAGIKLCAAIRKEDPFVPLIIQSSESENALYASKYGAAFIDKNSKKMDVDLRRIVSDNFGFGDFIFRNPDTLEEIARVKNLKELQNILFAVPAESFLYHISRNHVSRWLYSRAMFPVAEFLKPITWNSLQDVDAHRKIIFEAIVKYRKMKNQGVVAVFKRDRFDRYSNFARIGDGSLGGKGRGLAFIDNMVKHHPEFEEFDNARVAIPKTVVLCTDVFDEFMETNNLYQVALSDADDDLILRYFLKAKLPDRLVEDFFTFFDVVKSPLAIRSSSLLEDSHYQPFAGIYNTYMIPYLDDKYEMLRMLSDAIKGVYASVYFRDSKAYMQATSNVIDQEKMAVILQEVVGNQYGDRYYPSMSGVARSLNYYPIGDEKAEEGTVNLALGLGKYIVDGGMTLRFSPYHPHQILQTSEMEIALKETQTRFYALDLRNAGHDFSMDDGFNLLKLHVKEAEKDGALNYIASTYDPYDQIIRDGLYPGGRKVITFANILQHDVFPLARILQLVLKYGEQEMRRPVEIEFAATMSREQDKSGTFYLLQIRPIVDTKEMLDEDLTAIPDEKTLLRSNNSLGHGIMNDIYDVVYVKTEDYIASHNQEIAWEMEKLNQQFLDEGRNYVLVGPGRWGSSDTWLGIPVKWPHISAARVIVEAGLTNYRVDPSQGTHFFQNLTSFGVGYFTINAFMNDGVYNQEFLNAQPAVHETKYLRHVHFEQPVTVKMDGKKKLGVVLMPEE, translated from the coding sequence ATGCTCAGCAAGCTTAAATTAAACCAGCTTTATTTTAAAGATACGCAGTTCGCCAACCTGATGACGCGCCGCATTTTCAATATCCTTCTGATAGCCAACCCCTATGATGCTTTTATGCTGGAAGACGACGGGCGTATAGATGAAAAAATATTTAATGAATACACATCGCTCTCCCTGCGTTATCCTCCACGGTTTACCCAGGTATCCACCTGTGAAGAAGCGTTGGCACAACTTTCCACCGTACCGTTCGATCTCATCATCTGCATGCCGGGTACGGGAGATAATGACAGTTTCGATGTAGCACGCCACATCAAGGGCTTGTACGAACATATCCCCATGGTGATACTGACTCCTTTCAGTCACGGCATCACCAAGCGTATTGCCAATGAAGACCTGAGCCCCTTCGAATATATCTTCTGTTGGTTGGGAAATACCGACTTGCTGGTGTCTATCATCAAACTGATAGAGGACAAGATGAACCTAGAGCACGATGTAAACGAAGTCGGTGTACAAGTGATTCTGGTAGTGGAAGACGGTATCCGGTTCTACTCGTCCATCTTGCCCAATCTTTATAAATTCGTGCTGAAACAAAGCCAGGAATTCAGTACCGAAGCATTGAATGCCCACCAGCGGACACTGCGTATGCGTGGACGTCCGAAGATCGTGCTGGCGCGTACATACGAAGAAGCGATCGGTATCTACGAGAAATACAAGAATAATATATTAGGAGTGATTACCGATGTCCGCTTTCCACGCGTGGAACGTGGCGAAAAGGACGGACTGGCAGGTATCAAGCTGTGCGCAGCCATCCGTAAGGAAGATCCGTTCGTGCCGCTCATCATCCAGTCGTCCGAATCGGAAAATGCACTGTATGCATCCAAATACGGTGCCGCTTTCATCGACAAGAATTCCAAGAAGATGGATGTGGATCTGCGCCGCATCGTATCGGACAACTTCGGTTTCGGCGATTTCATTTTCCGCAATCCTGATACGCTGGAAGAGATAGCCCGCGTAAAAAATCTGAAAGAATTGCAGAATATCCTCTTTGCAGTACCTGCGGAGTCGTTCCTCTATCATATCAGCCGCAACCACGTCAGTCGCTGGCTCTACTCACGCGCCATGTTCCCGGTGGCAGAGTTCCTGAAACCTATCACTTGGAACAGCCTGCAGGACGTGGATGCTCACCGCAAGATCATCTTCGAAGCCATCGTAAAATACCGTAAGATGAAGAACCAAGGTGTGGTAGCTGTGTTCAAGCGTGACCGCTTCGACCGTTACTCCAATTTTGCCCGTATCGGCGATGGTTCATTGGGAGGCAAAGGTCGTGGATTGGCTTTTATTGACAACATGGTGAAGCATCATCCCGAATTTGAAGAGTTCGATAATGCCCGCGTTGCCATCCCTAAGACAGTGGTACTCTGTACCGATGTCTTCGACGAGTTCATGGAGACAAACAACCTGTATCAGGTAGCCCTCTCCGATGCTGATGACGACTTAATCCTGCGCTACTTCCTGAAAGCCAAACTACCCGACCGGTTAGTGGAAGACTTTTTCACCTTCTTCGATGTAGTGAAGTCACCGCTTGCCATCCGCTCGTCTTCCTTGCTGGAGGATTCGCACTATCAGCCCTTCGCCGGAATCTATAATACTTATATGATTCCTTATCTGGATGATAAATACGAAATGCTCCGTATGCTGTCCGACGCCATCAAAGGCGTATATGCTTCGGTCTATTTCCGCGACAGCAAGGCGTATATGCAGGCCACAAGTAATGTCATCGATCAGGAGAAGATGGCTGTCATCCTGCAAGAGGTAGTCGGCAACCAATATGGCGACCGTTATTACCCCAGTATGTCCGGCGTGGCACGTTCGCTCAACTATTACCCCATCGGTGATGAAAAGGCCGAAGAAGGTACAGTAAATCTCGCCCTCGGTCTTGGCAAGTACATCGTAGACGGTGGCATGACGCTCCGTTTCTCTCCCTATCATCCGCATCAGATTCTGCAAACCAGCGAAATGGAGATAGCCCTGAAAGAGACGCAAACCCGCTTCTATGCCCTCGACCTGCGTAATGCCGGACACGATTTCTCTATGGACGATGGCTTCAACCTGCTGAAACTGCACGTGAAAGAGGCGGAAAAGGATGGAGCACTGAATTACATAGCCTCCACCTACGACCCTTACGACCAGATTATCCGCGATGGTCTTTATCCCGGTGGGCGCAAGGTAATCACTTTCGCCAACATCCTGCAACATGATGTTTTCCCGTTGGCACGTATCCTACAACTGGTATTGAAGTACGGTGAGCAGGAAATGCGCCGCCCCGTCGAGATAGAGTTTGCCGCCACCATGAGCCGCGAACAGGATAAATCGGGTACTTTCTACCTGCTGCAGATACGTCCTATCGTAGACACCAAAGAAATGCTGGATGAAGACCTCACCGCCATACCGGATGAGAAAACCTTGCTCCGCTCCAACAACTCGCTGGGTCATGGCATTATGAATGATATCTATGACGTCGTCTACGTGAAGACGGAGGACTATATTGCATCGCACAATCAGGAAATTGCCTGGGAGATGGAGAAGCTGAACCAGCAATTCCTGGACGAAGGGCGAAACTATGTCCTCGTCGGTCCCGGACGCTGGGGAAGTAGTGACACTTGGCTCGGCATCCCCGTGAAGTGGCCACACATCAGCGCCGCCCGCGTCATTGTGGAAGCCGGACTGACGAATTACCGTGTAGACCCCAGTCAGGGAACCCATTTCTTCCAGAACCTGACATCTTTCGGCGTAGGGTATTTCACCATCAATGCATTTATGAACGACGGTGTATACAACCAAGAATTCCTGAATGCCCAACCTGCCGTACACGAGACAAAATACCTGCGGCACGTTCATTTCGAACAACCTGTAACAGTAAAGATGGATGGCAAGAAGAAGCTGGGAGTAGTACTGATGCCCGAAGAATAA
- a CDS encoding metallophosphoesterase yields the protein MMKKFLYVILGVLFLSSCRSNLYVLPSLPPETSVADSIRLVDTEITSSKAGSGYRGISRVRTYKFSHPDVPAAFDGFRIAFISDLHYKSLFKEKGLENLVRLLNDQRADVLLVGGDLHEGCEYVAPVVSALAAVKVPMGTYVVLGNNDYEACYADIVRQLEAHNIHLLEHRVDTLKRDGAEILIAGVRNPFDLQKNGVSPTLALSPDDFVILLMHTPDYAEDVAITNTDLVLAGHTHGGQVTLFGLYAPILPSHYGQRFRGGLKRNSQGIPMIITNGLGTSNKNIRMFAPSEVVVIELNVHH from the coding sequence ATGATGAAGAAATTCCTCTATGTGATTCTTGGAGTACTGTTTCTCTCTTCTTGTAGATCGAACCTGTACGTACTTCCTTCTCTGCCGCCGGAGACTTCGGTAGCGGACAGTATCCGACTCGTCGATACAGAAATAACCTCTTCAAAGGCAGGTTCCGGCTACCGGGGCATCAGCCGGGTACGGACGTACAAGTTCAGTCACCCCGATGTGCCTGCTGCTTTCGACGGTTTTCGCATTGCCTTTATTTCTGATTTGCACTACAAAAGTCTTTTCAAGGAGAAAGGTCTGGAGAACCTGGTCCGCTTGCTCAATGACCAGCGGGCAGACGTGCTGCTGGTGGGTGGCGACTTGCATGAGGGATGTGAGTATGTGGCACCTGTCGTCTCCGCCCTGGCGGCGGTGAAAGTGCCGATGGGCACCTACGTGGTGCTGGGCAACAACGATTATGAGGCCTGTTATGCCGACATTGTGCGCCAATTGGAGGCACACAACATTCATTTGCTGGAGCACCGCGTGGATACACTGAAGCGGGACGGGGCGGAGATTCTGATAGCCGGCGTGCGCAATCCTTTTGATCTGCAGAAGAATGGTGTATCTCCTACGCTCGCCCTTTCACCTGATGATTTCGTGATTCTGCTGATGCATACGCCCGACTATGCCGAGGATGTTGCCATAACGAATACCGACCTTGTCCTCGCCGGACATACACACGGTGGGCAGGTGACGCTGTTCGGGCTTTATGCTCCCATTCTTCCTTCGCACTACGGACAGCGGTTTCGTGGCGGATTGAAGCGCAATTCCCAAGGAATACCGATGATCATTACCAATGGTCTGGGGACTTCCAATAAGAATATCCGCATGTTTGCCCCCAGCGAGGTGGTGGTGATAGAACTGAACGTTCATCACTAA
- the menA gene encoding 1,4-dihydroxy-2-naphthoate octaprenyltransferase — protein sequence MKEIKLNSPYAWFLAARPKTLTGAIIPVLLGSALAFSDGEFKTPPALLCALFACGMQIAANFINDLFDFQKGTDRKDRLGPPRACAEGWITPGAMKLGIGCALLLSCLAGLALLFIVWGQLPHGGWELVVLGVVCILFAFLYTTLLSYLGWGDVLVLVFFGFVPVCGTYYVQAYTLNMDVLVLSLVSGLAIDTLLMVNNYRDREQDAVSGKCTLVVRYGRKFGENMYLGLGIAATLLCLWFVNTGRLTLIEFIWAPCVYLCMHALTWRKMVNIRSGKGLNRILGETSRNMLFLGILLAVALAA from the coding sequence ATGAAAGAGATTAAACTGAATTCACCTTATGCCTGGTTTCTCGCCGCCCGTCCCAAGACCTTGACGGGAGCCATCATCCCCGTACTGCTGGGTAGTGCCCTGGCTTTCAGCGATGGGGAGTTCAAGACCCCGCCCGCCCTGCTGTGCGCCCTCTTCGCCTGCGGCATGCAAATTGCCGCAAATTTCATCAATGACCTTTTCGACTTTCAGAAAGGCACCGACCGTAAAGATCGTCTGGGTCCGCCACGTGCTTGCGCCGAAGGCTGGATTACTCCGGGAGCCATGAAACTTGGCATCGGCTGCGCATTGCTGCTGTCGTGCCTGGCAGGACTGGCACTGCTCTTCATCGTCTGGGGACAACTGCCCCACGGAGGCTGGGAACTGGTGGTGCTGGGAGTAGTATGTATCCTGTTTGCCTTTCTCTACACCACGCTGCTCTCCTATCTGGGCTGGGGCGATGTGCTGGTGCTGGTCTTCTTCGGCTTCGTGCCCGTCTGCGGCACCTACTACGTACAGGCCTACACGCTGAATATGGACGTGTTGGTACTGTCGCTCGTCAGCGGTCTGGCCATAGACACCCTGCTGATGGTGAACAACTACCGCGACCGCGAGCAAGATGCCGTGAGTGGCAAGTGTACACTGGTAGTGCGCTATGGCCGGAAGTTCGGTGAAAATATGTATTTAGGGCTGGGTATTGCCGCCACGCTGCTCTGCCTCTGGTTTGTAAATACCGGCCGACTGACGCTGATCGAGTTTATCTGGGCCCCCTGCGTCTACCTCTGCATGCACGCCCTGACGTGGCGCAAGATGGTGAACATCCGCAGCGGCAAAGGGCTGAACCGTATCCTGGGCGAAACTTCACGCAACATGCTATTCCTGGGCATACTGCTGGCCGTAGCACTGGCTGCATAA
- the rfbB gene encoding dTDP-glucose 4,6-dehydratase: protein MKTYLVTGAAGFIGANYIKYILAKHDDVQLVILDALTYAGNLGTIAKDIDDERCFFVKGDICDRILADELFAKFKFDYVVNFAAESHVDRSIENPQLFLVTNILGTQNLLDAARRAWVTGKDENGYPTWRKGVRYHQVSTDEVYGSLGADGYFTEQTPLCPHSPYSASKTSADMVVMAYHDTYKMPVTITRCSNNYGPYHFPEKLIPLIIKNILEGKKLPVYGDGSNVRDWLYVEDHCKAIDLVVREGVEGEVYNVGGHNEKTNLEIVKLTIATIHRLMTEKPEYREVLKKKTKDEDGQIDISWINEDLITFVKDRLGHDQRYAIDPAKITAALGWYPETKFEDGIVKTIEWYLNNQAWVEEVTSGDYQHYYEKMYGKR from the coding sequence ATGAAGACTTATCTTGTAACCGGTGCTGCCGGATTTATCGGCGCGAACTATATCAAGTATATCCTGGCAAAGCATGATGACGTGCAGCTTGTGATACTTGATGCTTTAACCTATGCCGGAAACCTTGGAACCATCGCTAAAGACATTGATGACGAACGCTGTTTCTTTGTAAAAGGTGACATCTGCGACCGGATACTTGCCGACGAACTGTTTGCCAAATTTAAATTCGACTATGTGGTGAACTTTGCTGCCGAGAGTCACGTAGACCGTAGCATTGAGAATCCGCAGCTCTTCCTCGTTACTAATATTCTGGGTACGCAGAACCTGCTGGATGCAGCTCGCCGTGCCTGGGTGACGGGTAAGGATGAGAATGGCTATCCTACCTGGCGCAAGGGTGTGCGTTACCATCAGGTGTCTACGGACGAGGTGTACGGTTCGTTGGGTGCCGACGGCTACTTCACGGAGCAAACCCCGCTTTGTCCGCATAGCCCGTACAGTGCTTCCAAGACCAGTGCCGACATGGTGGTTATGGCTTACCATGATACCTATAAAATGCCGGTGACCATTACCCGTTGTTCCAATAACTACGGCCCGTATCACTTCCCCGAAAAGTTGATTCCGCTTATCATCAAGAATATTCTGGAAGGAAAGAAACTTCCTGTCTACGGTGACGGCAGCAATGTGCGCGACTGGCTCTATGTAGAAGACCATTGCAAAGCTATCGACCTGGTGGTTCGCGAAGGTGTGGAAGGTGAAGTGTACAACGTAGGTGGCCATAACGAAAAGACCAACCTTGAAATTGTGAAGCTGACCATTGCCACTATCCACCGCCTGATGACGGAGAAACCCGAATATCGCGAAGTCCTGAAGAAGAAGACGAAAGACGAAGATGGTCAGATTGACATCAGCTGGATTAATGAAGACCTGATTACTTTCGTGAAGGATCGTCTCGGTCATGACCAACGTTATGCCATCGACCCGGCAAAGATTACCGCTGCTCTGGGCTGGTATCCCGAAACGAAGTTCGAAGACGGTATCGTGAAGACCATTGAGTGGTATCTGAATAACCAGGCGTGGGTGGAAGAAGTAACCAGCGGCGACTACCAGCACTATTACGAGAAGATGTACGGCAAAAGGTAA
- the rfbA gene encoding glucose-1-phosphate thymidylyltransferase RfbA gives MKGIILAGGSATRLYPLSKAISKQIMPVYDKPMIYYPLSTLMLAGIREVLIISTPRDLPMFRELLGTGEELGMSFAYKIQEQPNGLAQAFVLGAEFLNGEPGCLILGDNMFYGQGFSAMLKRAASIEKGACIFGYYVKDPRAYGVVEFDADGKAISLEEKPAQPKSNYAVPGLYFYDSTVTAKAAALKPSARGEYEITDLNRLYLDEGTLKVEIFGRGFAWLDTGNCDSLLEASNFVATIQNRQGFRVSCIEEIAWRKGWIDADQLYRLGEQLGKTEYGTYLMELANSHR, from the coding sequence ATGAAAGGAATTATTCTTGCCGGTGGTAGCGCCACCCGTCTTTACCCCTTATCTAAGGCTATTTCCAAGCAGATTATGCCGGTTTATGACAAGCCAATGATTTATTATCCGCTTTCCACGCTTATGTTGGCGGGGATACGCGAAGTGCTGATTATCTCCACTCCACGTGACTTGCCCATGTTTCGCGAATTGCTGGGTACGGGTGAAGAGCTTGGAATGTCCTTTGCTTATAAGATACAAGAGCAGCCTAACGGACTGGCTCAGGCTTTCGTGTTGGGGGCCGAGTTTCTGAACGGTGAGCCGGGATGTCTCATTCTGGGTGATAACATGTTCTACGGACAGGGCTTTTCTGCCATGCTGAAACGTGCTGCCTCCATTGAAAAAGGTGCATGCATCTTCGGTTATTATGTGAAGGACCCTCGTGCTTATGGTGTGGTGGAATTTGATGCCGACGGAAAAGCGATTTCCCTTGAAGAGAAACCTGCACAGCCCAAGAGCAACTATGCAGTGCCCGGTCTGTATTTCTACGACTCTACCGTTACTGCCAAGGCTGCCGCTCTGAAACCTTCCGCCCGTGGCGAATATGAAATTACGGATTTGAATCGTCTGTATCTGGACGAGGGCACGTTGAAAGTCGAAATCTTCGGTCGTGGTTTTGCATGGCTCGATACCGGAAACTGTGACAGCCTGCTGGAAGCAAGCAACTTTGTGGCTACCATACAGAACCGTCAGGGCTTCCGCGTCAGCTGCATCGAAGAGATAGCCTGGCGTAAGGGTTGGATAGATGCCGACCAGCTTTACCGTCTTGGTGAGCAACTTGGCAAAACAGAATATGGCACTTACCTAATGGAACTTGCCAATTCCCACCGCTAA
- a CDS encoding metallophosphoesterase family protein, giving the protein MTKVGLLSDTHGYWDEKYLQYFETCDEIWHAGDIGSLEVARKLEAFRPFRAVYGNIDGQDIRQVYPQINRFTVDGAEVLIKHIGGYPGNYDPSIRGSILVRPPKLFISGHSHILKVKYDKTLDMLHINPGAAGISGFHKVRTMVRFIVDNGVFKDLEVIELAG; this is encoded by the coding sequence ATGACAAAAGTTGGTTTATTATCCGATACACACGGCTATTGGGATGAAAAGTATCTGCAATATTTCGAGACGTGTGACGAAATCTGGCATGCCGGTGACATCGGTTCGCTGGAGGTGGCCCGGAAGCTGGAGGCATTCCGTCCTTTCCGTGCCGTGTATGGTAACATCGACGGGCAAGACATCCGTCAGGTCTATCCGCAAATCAACCGTTTCACGGTCGATGGTGCCGAGGTATTGATAAAGCATATTGGCGGTTATCCCGGCAATTATGATCCTTCCATACGGGGCAGTATCTTGGTGCGTCCGCCTAAGCTTTTCATCAGCGGACACTCCCATATACTAAAGGTAAAGTATGACAAAACGCTCGATATGCTGCACATCAATCCCGGTGCTGCAGGTATCTCCGGATTCCATAAAGTACGTACCATGGTGCGCTTTATTGTGGACAACGGAGTGTTCAAGGACCTTGAAGTGATAGAGCTCGCAGGGTGA
- a CDS encoding RNA degradosome polyphosphate kinase, producing the protein MENQYQYFKRDISWLSFNYRVLLEAEDDTLPLYERINFISIYSSNLEEFYKIRVADHKAIATGAAQSDEETVQSTIELVDAINLEVNRQMEDRIRIYEQKILPALKKNHIIFYQSRNVEPFHRDFVRRFFREEIFPFLQPVPVSKDKVISFLRDNRLYLAVRLHLKGLPPGAPGRTQYFVMKQPYSKVPRFIELPKVGNNYYLMFIEDIIKANLDVIFPGYDVDSSYCIKISRDADILIDDAANTSEIIEQVKTKVKKRKIGDVCRFVYDRAMPQDFLDYLIDAFHIDRRELVPGDKHLNLEDLRHLPNPNPNIHPIRKPQPMKLTCLNERESIFQYVEKKDLLLHYPYHSFEHFTHFLYEAVHEPTVREIMVTQYRVAENSAVINTLIAAAQNGKKVTVFVELKARFDEENNLATAEMMKASGINIIYSIPKLKVHAKVALVLRRDKEDKKLTSYAYISTGNFNEKTATLYADSGLFTCNPIIVNDLHNLFRTLRGKENPVFHRLLVARFNLIPELNRLIDHEMKLARKGKKGRIILKMNALQDPTMIDRLYEASQAGVEIDLIIRGICCLIPGQKYSRNIRVTRIVDTFLEHARIWYFGNGGNPKLFLGSPDWMRRNLYRRIEAVTPILDPDAKQELIDMLSIQLSDKRKACFVDENLHNCWKSAHPLKEKVRSQYTFYEYLKERIE; encoded by the coding sequence ATGGAAAACCAATATCAATATTTTAAACGGGACATCAGTTGGCTGTCATTCAACTACCGTGTCCTGCTGGAAGCGGAAGATGATACTCTTCCACTATACGAACGCATTAACTTTATATCCATTTATTCTTCCAACCTGGAAGAATTCTATAAAATACGCGTTGCCGACCATAAGGCAATAGCTACCGGTGCCGCACAAAGTGACGAGGAAACAGTACAATCGACCATCGAACTGGTAGACGCAATCAATCTTGAAGTAAACCGCCAGATGGAGGACCGTATCCGCATCTATGAACAGAAAATACTTCCTGCCCTGAAGAAAAACCATATCATCTTTTATCAGAGCCGCAACGTAGAACCGTTTCATCGTGACTTTGTACGACGTTTTTTCCGGGAAGAAATCTTCCCTTTCCTGCAGCCCGTACCTGTTTCCAAAGATAAGGTTATCTCCTTCCTGCGAGACAACCGCCTGTATCTGGCCGTCCGCCTTCACCTGAAAGGATTGCCGCCCGGTGCTCCCGGACGTACGCAGTACTTCGTGATGAAGCAACCTTACAGCAAAGTACCCCGTTTCATCGAACTACCCAAAGTGGGGAACAACTATTACCTGATGTTCATCGAAGATATCATCAAGGCCAATCTGGATGTGATCTTTCCCGGTTATGATGTGGACAGCAGTTATTGTATCAAGATTTCGCGCGATGCGGATATACTGATAGACGATGCCGCCAATACTTCCGAAATCATAGAACAGGTGAAGACCAAGGTGAAAAAGCGCAAGATAGGAGATGTCTGCCGTTTTGTGTACGACCGTGCCATGCCGCAGGACTTCCTCGACTACCTAATAGATGCTTTCCATATCGACCGCCGTGAACTGGTTCCGGGGGATAAGCACCTGAATCTGGAAGACTTACGACATCTGCCCAATCCGAATCCGAATATCCATCCCATCCGGAAACCGCAACCGATGAAGCTGACATGCCTCAACGAACGGGAGTCCATTTTTCAATATGTGGAGAAGAAGGATCTGTTATTGCATTACCCTTACCACTCTTTCGAGCACTTCACTCACTTCCTGTACGAGGCGGTGCACGAACCTACCGTACGCGAAATCATGGTAACCCAATACCGGGTGGCGGAAAACTCCGCTGTTATCAACACCCTGATAGCTGCCGCCCAAAATGGAAAGAAAGTCACGGTCTTCGTGGAACTGAAAGCCCGCTTCGATGAAGAGAATAACCTTGCCACCGCCGAAATGATGAAAGCATCGGGTATCAATATTATATATAGTATACCCAAATTAAAAGTACATGCCAAAGTTGCCCTCGTCCTGCGCCGTGACAAAGAGGATAAGAAACTGACCAGCTATGCATATATCAGCACCGGGAATTTCAATGAAAAGACCGCCACACTGTATGCCGACAGCGGACTCTTCACCTGCAATCCCATCATCGTCAATGACCTTCACAATCTGTTCCGCACCTTACGGGGAAAAGAGAATCCTGTATTCCACCGGTTACTGGTGGCACGCTTCAACCTGATACCGGAACTAAACCGCCTCATCGATCATGAAATGAAACTGGCAAGGAAGGGTAAGAAAGGCCGGATCATCCTTAAAATGAATGCGCTGCAGGACCCCACCATGATAGACCGTCTGTATGAAGCCTCACAGGCCGGTGTGGAAATAGACCTGATCATACGCGGCATTTGTTGCCTGATACCGGGACAGAAATACAGTCGTAACATTCGTGTAACACGTATTGTGGATACATTTCTGGAACATGCCCGTATATGGTACTTCGGTAATGGTGGCAATCCGAAGCTCTTCCTCGGTTCACCGGACTGGATGCGGCGTAATCTTTACCGCCGCATTGAAGCCGTGACCCCTATACTGGACCCCGATGCCAAGCAAGAACTGATAGACATGCTCTCCATCCAGCTTTCAGACAAGCGTAAGGCCTGTTTCGTGGATGAAAATTTGCATAACTGCTGGAAATCGGCCCATCCGCTGAAAGAAAAAGTACGTTCGCAGTATACCTTTTATGAATACTTGAAAGAGAGAATTGAATAG